In Dioscorea cayenensis subsp. rotundata cultivar TDr96_F1 chromosome 11, TDr96_F1_v2_PseudoChromosome.rev07_lg8_w22 25.fasta, whole genome shotgun sequence, a single genomic region encodes these proteins:
- the LOC120272009 gene encoding GEM-like protein 7, translating to MMDTNNGEVIGFPVGSITYSAEKLIDFPAPDIEVVFGCNVCNSHASSQFKKNRKDPVKYWMSRFSKTAKSYAKSIRANVNFGPKIVDTVKGKLSLSKRVLQVGGVEKVFKQSFSVGKREKLVKALQCNISTTAGPISGMLFISTEKIAFHSDKPINITSPKGNQAKVPYKVVIPLNRIKRVHPSRDKNKPDQKYVHLVTVDDFEFWFMGFVSYQKSLKHLQVQQANCNSNALFL from the exons ATGATGGACACAAACAATGGTGAAGTGATTGGTTTTCCGGTTGGTTCGATCACGTATTCAGCTGAGAAATTGATTGATTTTCCTGCCCCTGATATTGAAGTTGTTTTTGGCTGCAATGTCTGCAATTCTCATGCATCATCTCAGTTCAAGAAGA ATAGAAAGGATCCAGTAAAGTATTGGATGAGCAGGTTCAGCAAAACAGCAAAGAGTTATGCGAAAAGCATTCGAGCAAATG TGAATTTTGGACCGAAAATTGTTGATACTGTGAAAGGAAAACTGAGCTTGAGCAAGAGAGTTCTTCAAGTTGGAGGGGTTGAAAAAGTCTTCAAGCAAAGTTTTTCTGTCGGAAAAAGAGAGAAGCTTGTGAAGGCATTACAATGTAATATATCAACAACAGCAGGTCCAATTTCTGGCATGCTTTTTATCTCCACCGAAAAGATTGCTTTTCATAGCGACAAACCCATCAACATTACCTCTCCGAAAGGAAACCAGGCCAAAGTTCCCTACAAA GTTGTGATTCCACTGAATAGGATCAAGAGAGTTCATCCAAGTCGAGACAAGAACAAGCCTGATCAGAAATACGTTCACCTTGTAACCGTCGATGATTTTGAGTTTTGGTTCATGGGATTTGTTAGTTATCAGAAATCACTCAAGCACTTGCAAGTACAACAAGCAAACTGCAATTCAAATGCATTGTTcctataa